A single Carnobacterium alterfunditum DSM 5972 DNA region contains:
- the fabK gene encoding enoyl-[acyl-carrier-protein] reductase FabK: MQSELIEKLGIKYPIIQGAMSWVANPSLVSAVSNAGGLGILACGYASGEIVRELIKETKKLTDKPFGINVLLTSPNVDDIVKVICEEKVRVVTTGAGSPGKYMNQFKSVGTVVIPVVASVALARRMENEGADAIICEGMEAGGHIGKTTTMNLVPQVVDAVSVPVIAAGGIADGRGVAAAFMLGASAVQLGTRFVVAHESTVHQNFKDAILKAKDIDTVVTGQITGHPVRVLRNKLTRKYLKVEKDITSDEKPDFNRLEELGKGALRRAVVDGDKETGSFMSGQSAGLVFKEQSCHEIIQELMHQYQEVIKEQANLISK; encoded by the coding sequence ATGCAGTCCGAATTAATTGAAAAACTTGGAATCAAATACCCAATTATACAAGGCGCAATGTCTTGGGTCGCTAATCCTAGTTTAGTGAGTGCCGTTTCAAATGCTGGCGGTCTAGGAATACTGGCTTGCGGATATGCTTCAGGTGAAATTGTGCGAGAACTGATTAAAGAAACGAAAAAATTAACAGATAAACCTTTCGGTATCAACGTTCTATTAACATCACCAAACGTAGATGATATTGTAAAAGTTATCTGTGAAGAAAAAGTAAGAGTAGTAACTACTGGTGCTGGAAGCCCAGGGAAATACATGAATCAATTTAAAAGTGTTGGTACAGTCGTTATTCCAGTTGTTGCTTCAGTAGCATTAGCTAGAAGAATGGAAAATGAGGGTGCAGATGCAATTATTTGTGAAGGTATGGAAGCTGGCGGACATATCGGTAAAACGACAACGATGAACTTAGTGCCGCAAGTGGTGGATGCTGTTTCAGTACCCGTCATTGCAGCAGGCGGTATCGCTGATGGACGTGGTGTTGCAGCTGCCTTTATGTTAGGCGCTTCAGCTGTTCAATTAGGTACGCGTTTTGTTGTTGCTCACGAAAGTACAGTACATCAAAATTTTAAAGATGCTATTTTGAAAGCAAAAGACATCGATACTGTGGTTACCGGTCAAATTACTGGTCATCCAGTACGTGTACTTCGTAATAAACTAACACGTAAGTACTTAAAAGTCGAAAAAGATATTACTAGTGATGAAAAACCAGATTTTAATCGTTTAGAAGAACTTGGCAAAGGTGCTTTAAGACGGGCAGTTGTTGACGGAGATAAAGAAACTGGATCATTTATGTCTGGACAAAGTGCTGGTTTAGTTTTTAAAGAACAAAGTTGTCATGAGATCATCCAAGAATTAATGCATCAATATCAAGAAGTAATTAAAGAACAAGCCAACCTTATTTCAAAATAA
- a CDS encoding acyl carrier protein translates to MTFEKIQAIIVDQLDKEVEEVQLETNFREDLEADSLDLFQIINDIEDEFDIKIESEEGLITVQNIVTFVEVELAKK, encoded by the coding sequence ATGACATTCGAAAAAATTCAAGCAATCATCGTGGACCAATTAGACAAAGAGGTAGAAGAAGTACAATTAGAAACAAATTTCCGTGAAGATTTAGAAGCAGATAGCTTAGACTTATTCCAAATCATCAATGATATCGAAGATGAATTTGATATCAAGATCGAATCTGAAGAAGGTTTAATAACTGTTCAAAATATCGTTACTTTTGTCGAAGTTGAATTAGCAAAAAAATAA
- a CDS encoding beta-ketoacyl-ACP synthase III: MKAKIMGAGSYIPKKKVSNAMLEEIMDTNDEWIRTRTGIENRHISDGEDTSILCGKAALDILEKTGISAKEIDFIIVATMTPDGSSPSTACLVQDYIGAKPVMAFDVNAACSGFIYALSIAEKLIQSGAYQYGLVLGGEVMSKMIDWQDRSTAVLFGDGAGGVLLGATETEGSFLGEDIHSDGSRGEALTAGRRVVSNFQLEQAKKNDFLQMDGRAIFDFAIRSVPESIRTVIEASNSSTEDIDCIIAHQANYRILKAIAKKLKIPAEKFATNIAEYGNTSAASIPILLDELLTNGELVLGSEKKVILTGFGGGLTWGSILIQL, encoded by the coding sequence ATGAAGGCAAAAATCATGGGTGCCGGAAGTTACATTCCGAAAAAAAAAGTTTCAAACGCTATGCTAGAAGAAATAATGGATACCAACGATGAATGGATCAGAACTCGTACAGGTATAGAAAACCGTCACATCAGTGATGGCGAAGACACCTCGATTCTTTGCGGCAAAGCAGCATTGGATATTCTTGAGAAAACAGGCATTTCTGCTAAAGAAATTGATTTTATTATTGTTGCGACAATGACCCCTGATGGATCAAGTCCTTCAACAGCTTGTTTAGTTCAAGATTATATCGGAGCGAAACCCGTAATGGCTTTTGATGTAAATGCAGCATGTTCTGGTTTTATTTATGCATTATCAATTGCTGAAAAACTGATCCAAAGTGGTGCTTATCAATACGGCTTAGTTCTTGGTGGAGAAGTCATGTCGAAAATGATTGATTGGCAAGACCGCAGCACAGCCGTTTTGTTCGGTGATGGAGCGGGCGGAGTTCTGCTAGGAGCAACAGAAACAGAGGGCAGCTTTTTAGGAGAAGATATCCATTCTGACGGCAGCCGCGGAGAAGCTCTTACAGCAGGCAGACGTGTCGTTTCTAACTTCCAATTGGAGCAAGCTAAAAAAAATGATTTTCTTCAAATGGATGGAAGAGCAATATTTGATTTTGCAATACGCAGTGTGCCTGAAAGCATTAGAACAGTTATTGAAGCATCGAATAGCAGTACTGAAGATATTGATTGTATCATTGCTCATCAAGCGAACTACCGCATTCTGAAAGCAATTGCTAAGAAGCTGAAAATACCAGCTGAAAAATTTGCAACGAATATCGCCGAATACGGAAATACTTCTGCGGCTAGTATTCCAATTTTGTTAGATGAACTTTTGACAAATGGGGAATTAGTTTTAGGCAGTGAGAAAAAAGTTATTTTGACTGGATTTGGTGGAGGACTCACCTGGGGTTCCATCCTTATTCAACTTTAA
- the fabT gene encoding fatty acid biosynthesis transcriptional regulator FabT, whose protein sequence is MDELIPEINSYLVTIFNEVLTIEEGALQNSTFKDISIKEMHTIEAIGMYGVHTTTEVSKKLAITVGTLTVSVNNLVKKGYVERIRNDNDRRVVKLGLTKKGRLLYRLHNKFHRDMVKETIEGLNKEEAEMLIKSLENLHVFLHRIKNNL, encoded by the coding sequence GTGGACGAATTAATTCCTGAAATTAATTCTTACTTAGTAACGATTTTTAATGAAGTCCTGACAATTGAAGAAGGTGCTCTTCAAAACAGCACGTTTAAGGATATTTCAATAAAAGAAATGCACACAATTGAAGCTATTGGGATGTATGGTGTTCATACAACTACAGAAGTTTCAAAGAAACTGGCAATCACAGTCGGAACCTTAACGGTCTCCGTTAATAACCTAGTAAAAAAAGGATATGTTGAACGCATCCGAAACGATAATGATCGACGAGTGGTCAAGTTGGGCTTAACAAAAAAAGGTCGATTATTGTATCGTCTTCATAATAAATTTCATCGAGATATGGTGAAAGAAACGATTGAAGGCTTAAATAAAGAAGAAGCAGAAATGTTGATTAAAAGCTTAGAAAATCTTCATGTTTTCTTACACCGTATAAAAAATAATTTATAA
- a CDS encoding IS30 family transposase: MSYTHFTITERSKIEVYLELKMSIRTIAKKLNRSPSSVSRECQRNPNYQAEKAQTSYNQRKAACGAHSKLTASLKIVIQEKLDQTWSPEQISGRLLQGSLTFKTIYRWIYAGLLDVPLTVLRQKGKRQKPKETRGRFVVGTPISKRPKEIRKRTTFGHWELDTVVSGRGQAKGCVATFVERQTRWYKAILIPDRSAKSMERAIRTLHALYPREAFQSFTTDRGKEFACYTVIESELNIPMYFADAYAAWQRGSNENSNGLFREFFPKRTNFDTILTEEVEEALSLINNRPRKCLDWKTPYEAFMEKVLHLI, encoded by the coding sequence ATGAGCTACACTCATTTTACCATAACCGAACGTTCCAAAATAGAAGTCTATCTTGAACTTAAGATGTCCATTCGTACAATTGCGAAAAAGCTAAATCGCTCTCCCTCGTCCGTTTCTAGAGAATGCCAACGAAACCCAAACTACCAAGCGGAAAAAGCTCAAACATCTTATAATCAAAGGAAAGCTGCCTGCGGGGCTCATTCTAAACTAACAGCCTCGCTAAAAATAGTTATCCAAGAAAAGTTGGATCAAACGTGGTCTCCAGAACAAATTAGTGGCCGTTTACTTCAAGGATCCTTGACCTTCAAAACCATTTACCGCTGGATTTATGCCGGTTTGCTTGACGTGCCTTTGACGGTCTTGCGTCAGAAAGGGAAGCGTCAAAAACCAAAGGAAACAAGAGGTCGATTTGTTGTCGGCACACCGATTTCCAAACGGCCAAAAGAAATCAGAAAACGCACGACTTTTGGTCATTGGGAGTTGGATACTGTTGTCTCAGGTCGTGGTCAAGCGAAGGGCTGTGTTGCCACCTTTGTAGAACGTCAAACCCGTTGGTATAAAGCCATTCTTATACCGGATCGTTCCGCAAAGTCAATGGAGCGAGCCATTCGAACTCTTCATGCTCTTTATCCACGAGAAGCCTTTCAAAGCTTTACAACGGATAGAGGAAAAGAATTTGCCTGTTATACCGTGATTGAATCAGAGTTGAACATTCCAATGTACTTCGCTGATGCGTACGCTGCTTGGCAGAGAGGAAGTAATGAAAATAGTAATGGCCTTTTCAGGGAGTTTTTCCCAAAACGAACGAATTTTGATACCATTCTCACAGAGGAAGTTGAAGAAGCTCTTTCCTTGATTAATAATCGGCCCAGAAAATGCCTGGACTGGAAAACACCATACGAAGCGTTTATGGAAAAGGTGTTGCACTTAATTTGA
- a CDS encoding DUF2187 domain-containing protein, with protein sequence MGKIITEEIQSLVEVELRKGASKSRIATLLGVPYDEAIIIIDEIKASFRPDVGDRIIFSFRDEKMAGTIIKLLNNSAVVEIYWEKSSDKMKDIMESKTIVNFKDIEEFISVEAK encoded by the coding sequence ATGGGGAAAATTATTACCGAAGAAATTCAGTCTTTAGTTGAGGTTGAACTTCGAAAAGGTGCCAGCAAATCAAGAATTGCGACCCTTTTAGGCGTGCCGTATGATGAAGCAATCATTATTATTGATGAAATAAAAGCTTCTTTTAGACCTGATGTAGGAGATAGAATCATTTTTTCTTTCAGAGATGAAAAAATGGCTGGAACAATCATCAAATTATTGAATAATAGTGCCGTGGTTGAAATCTATTGGGAAAAGTCTTCTGATAAAATGAAAGACATAATGGAAAGTAAAACTATTGTGAACTTTAAAGACATAGAAGAATTTATATCCGTTGAAGCTAAATAA
- a CDS encoding MarR family winged helix-turn-helix transcriptional regulator, translating into MMDDTAKALKTLTVLLKSSSSVQDVIKKDMTKYGVNPTEFSVLELLYSKGDQPIQYIGKKILLASSSITYVVDKLEKKEFIKRTPSATDRRVTTISISEKGTAFMQEAFPQHEKLISNLFSVLSEDEKSTLIELLKKVGYRASSFK; encoded by the coding sequence ATGATGGATGACACAGCTAAAGCATTAAAAACCTTAACAGTATTACTGAAATCTTCTTCAAGTGTACAAGATGTTATAAAAAAAGATATGACAAAATATGGCGTAAACCCTACTGAATTTTCAGTTTTAGAGCTTCTTTATAGTAAAGGAGATCAACCTATTCAATATATTGGTAAAAAAATATTACTAGCCAGCAGCAGCATTACGTATGTCGTAGACAAATTGGAAAAGAAGGAATTTATAAAACGAACTCCGTCAGCTACCGATCGCCGTGTGACAACTATTTCAATCTCTGAAAAAGGTACAGCTTTTATGCAAGAAGCTTTCCCGCAGCATGAAAAATTGATTTCAAATCTATTTAGTGTGCTTAGTGAAGATGAAAAAAGTACTTTGATTGAATTATTAAAAAAAGTAGGGTATCGTGCTAGTTCATTTAAGTAA
- a CDS encoding NADPH-dependent FMN reductase → MKIGIITGSTRPGRNSLQVAQWVKKLADKRGDAEYEIVDIAEYNLPLYNEPIPAAYSQKYVTPEAIPWSEKIAELDGYVFITPEYNHGITSALKNAIDYLYPEWNNKAAGIVSYGSSGGVRAAEALRVVLAELQVADVRTHPAMSLFTDFVNMNEFKPADLHIASVNTLLDQLIAWSTVLKPLRNNE, encoded by the coding sequence ATGAAAATCGGAATAATTACAGGTAGTACGCGTCCAGGACGAAACAGCTTACAAGTAGCACAATGGGTAAAAAAATTGGCTGACAAACGTGGGGACGCAGAATATGAAATTGTCGATATTGCAGAATATAATCTGCCTTTATATAATGAACCTATCCCAGCAGCGTATAGTCAAAAATATGTTACGCCAGAAGCTATTCCATGGTCTGAAAAAATAGCTGAATTAGATGGCTATGTCTTTATCACTCCCGAATACAATCATGGTATTACATCGGCTTTAAAGAATGCAATTGATTATCTTTATCCTGAATGGAATAATAAAGCAGCAGGAATTGTGAGCTATGGCTCATCTGGTGGGGTAAGAGCTGCAGAGGCTTTACGAGTTGTTTTAGCTGAATTACAAGTTGCAGATGTTCGTACACATCCTGCAATGTCTTTATTCACTGATTTTGTAAATATGAATGAATTTAAACCGGCTGACCTGCATATAGCTTCAGTAAATACTCTTTTAGATCAACTCATTGCGTGGTCAACCGTGCTAAAACCGTTAAGAAATAATGAGTAA
- a CDS encoding CBS domain-containing protein: protein MNNAERFIASFNRIHNHLSFSENEKEHKKPFYRLLDENEHRNPAVKKYKNDLQIFADLRNVMVHKKLIPNSYIAQPTDKVVEHIEQIEEEIKSPQKVYPLFKRGVVHFNSDDLFTAVLKTINEKKFTHFPIYKDNELIGLLTEKGITVWLANQLQDETIYLKKTLVGEIILKDKNRSNYLFIKKSMSVEIAADLLKKDRRLDALLITENGKVSETPLGIITPSDL from the coding sequence ATGAATAACGCAGAGCGCTTTATTGCCAGTTTTAATCGGATCCACAATCACCTAAGCTTTTCAGAAAATGAGAAGGAACATAAAAAACCTTTTTATCGATTATTAGATGAAAATGAACACCGCAATCCTGCGGTAAAAAAATATAAAAATGATTTGCAAATTTTTGCAGATCTTAGAAACGTTATGGTACACAAAAAACTAATTCCTAATAGCTATATTGCACAACCGACAGATAAAGTAGTCGAACATATTGAACAAATTGAAGAAGAAATAAAAAGCCCACAAAAAGTCTACCCATTATTCAAGAGAGGTGTAGTCCACTTCAATTCTGATGATTTATTTACAGCCGTATTAAAAACCATTAATGAAAAAAAGTTTACCCATTTTCCTATTTATAAGGATAATGAACTGATCGGTTTATTAACTGAGAAAGGAATCACAGTGTGGTTAGCCAATCAGTTACAGGATGAAACAATCTATTTAAAGAAAACATTAGTGGGTGAAATTATTTTAAAAGATAAAAATAGAAGTAACTATTTATTTATCAAAAAAAGTATGTCCGTTGAAATTGCCGCAGACTTATTGAAAAAAGATCGTCGATTGGACGCCTTATTGATAACGGAAAATGGCAAAGTATCAGAAACTCCTTTGGGTATTATCACTCCTTCAGATTTATAA
- a CDS encoding CDP-alcohol phosphatidyltransferase family protein, whose amino-acid sequence MKIPIRDFFTIPNILSYIRLLLIPIFTVQYLTATETKDYYLAGMIVVFSGLTDLLDGLIARKLNQITEVGKLLDPVADKLTQVAVIICLMSRYEKMWIVILLFIAKELFMAINAIILYRQGKKLDGAKWFGKIATAVFYACMTFLVAFPTIQLSTANSLMIITGFFLGLSFLLYGREFFRMYQK is encoded by the coding sequence TTGAAAATTCCTATAAGAGATTTTTTTACTATTCCCAATATCTTATCTTATATCCGGCTGCTTCTTATTCCGATTTTTACGGTCCAATACCTTACAGCAACGGAAACCAAAGATTATTATTTAGCAGGCATGATCGTCGTTTTTTCAGGTCTGACAGATTTATTAGATGGACTTATTGCTCGCAAGTTGAATCAAATAACTGAGGTGGGTAAATTGCTTGATCCTGTTGCTGATAAACTTACTCAAGTTGCCGTTATCATCTGTTTGATGTCACGATATGAAAAGATGTGGATCGTTATTTTATTATTTATAGCCAAAGAATTATTCATGGCAATAAATGCTATTATTCTTTATCGACAAGGTAAAAAACTCGATGGGGCTAAATGGTTTGGCAAAATAGCTACCGCAGTCTTTTATGCGTGTATGACTTTTTTAGTAGCCTTTCCAACTATTCAATTAAGTACTGCCAATAGCTTAATGATCATTACAGGTTTTTTCTTGGGGTTGTCTTTCCTATTATATGGGCGAGAGTTCTTCAGAATGTATCAAAAATAG
- a CDS encoding lipoprotein → MKKILILLGTVVVLAGCDLIGGGETTPSSESNSSAMSSSSATSTETMMSSEIASSESSLVSSEESISSSSASSELISDMEIPLVPQKMELDQNLTLENDSVLQEIEIRMKESKELGIENDVAIHFTGMYLGERGNMQAIFIIVNRMDMAMTNINITISFSTVNGATILDKAQFYLTEESFGVLEPDTAMPMYLKIQPENEEAFFSTSNMDDLIYTIDEFDFEER, encoded by the coding sequence ATGAAAAAGATATTGATACTTTTAGGTACAGTTGTTGTATTGGCAGGTTGTGATTTAATTGGAGGGGGAGAAACCACGCCTTCTAGCGAATCAAATTCAAGCGCTATGTCAAGTTCAAGCGCTACGTCAACCGAGACGATGATGAGTTCAGAAATTGCTTCTTCTGAATCAAGCCTGGTCAGCTCAGAAGAATCTATATCAAGTTCAAGTGCTTCAAGTGAACTAATCTCAGACATGGAAATCCCACTTGTACCGCAAAAAATGGAGCTAGACCAAAATTTGACATTAGAAAATGATTCCGTATTACAAGAAATAGAAATTAGAATGAAAGAATCAAAAGAACTCGGGATTGAAAATGATGTGGCTATTCACTTTACCGGCATGTATTTAGGTGAAAGAGGGAATATGCAAGCAATCTTTATTATTGTGAACAGAATGGATATGGCTATGACAAATATTAATATTACGATCAGTTTTAGTACGGTTAATGGGGCCACTATTTTAGATAAAGCACAGTTTTATCTGACAGAAGAATCTTTTGGAGTATTAGAACCAGATACAGCCATGCCGATGTACTTGAAAATTCAGCCTGAAAATGAAGAAGCATTCTTCAGTACGTCAAATATGGATGATTTAATTTATACGATCGATGAATTTGATTTTGAAGAGAGGTAA
- a CDS encoding DUF975 family protein, giving the protein MERREIKRTAKKLLKGNWKVAILNLIIISVLTGATSQIILTVLGTGDSLTMIEWIIQGNMSDSQMVAGPSVTASLLTTLVSILVGFISSLLHAGYAWNILDMIDGAKLSIEGMFQTFKRDRIFKTTGLIVVTSILIVLWSLLLIIPGIIKTFSYSQALNLMKDDPSISIMDALDQSRKLMKGKKWNYFLLQLSFIWWYILPVVIYTLIVLGSIRTISASMETGTNEGIAIIVGFVLLFLVVMLFVILISFYVEPYRITAQQVFYRTLTDGDTFNPIQSIDHTEDNDQYNDAYKDSQLDDDLKKD; this is encoded by the coding sequence ATGGAAAGACGTGAAATAAAGCGTACGGCGAAGAAGCTTTTAAAAGGGAATTGGAAAGTTGCTATTTTAAATTTAATCATTATTTCTGTTTTAACAGGGGCAACTAGTCAGATTATACTGACTGTATTGGGAACAGGTGATTCTCTTACGATGATTGAATGGATCATACAAGGCAATATGAGTGATTCGCAGATGGTAGCTGGACCATCGGTTACAGCTAGCTTATTGACCACGCTCGTCAGCATCTTAGTAGGATTCATATCAAGCCTATTGCATGCCGGATACGCCTGGAATATTTTAGATATGATCGATGGAGCTAAGCTATCAATAGAAGGTATGTTCCAAACGTTTAAACGAGACCGGATTTTCAAAACAACAGGATTGATTGTTGTGACGTCTATTTTAATTGTGTTATGGTCTTTATTGTTGATCATACCGGGTATCATCAAAACTTTCAGTTACAGCCAAGCGTTAAATTTAATGAAAGATGATCCTTCAATCAGCATTATGGATGCACTAGATCAAAGTCGTAAATTGATGAAAGGAAAAAAATGGAATTATTTTCTATTACAACTTTCATTTATCTGGTGGTACATTTTACCTGTTGTGATCTATACTCTGATTGTATTAGGAAGCATCCGAACCATTAGTGCTAGTATGGAAACTGGTACTAATGAAGGAATCGCGATTATTGTAGGCTTTGTCTTATTATTTTTAGTGGTCATGTTGTTTGTAATTCTGATTTCTTTTTATGTTGAACCGTACCGGATAACTGCGCAGCAAGTATTTTACCGTACATTAACGGATGGAGATACGTTTAACCCTATACAATCGATCGATCACACTGAAGATAACGATCAGTATAATGATGCATACAAAGACAGTCAATTGGACGATGATTTAAAAAAAGATTAG
- the nrdF gene encoding class 1b ribonucleoside-diphosphate reductase subunit beta codes for MTTNYTAINWNNIEDMIDKLTWEKLVEQFWTDTRIPVSNDLDDWARLPKVEKDMVGKVFGGLTLLDTLQSQDGVQALKPYIRTQHEEAVYNNIQFMESMHAKSYSAIFSTLNSKVEIDEIFQWTNTNELLQMKASTINEIYHNGTELQRKVASVMLESFLFYSGFFAPLHYLGNNKLPNVAEIIKLILRDESVHGTYIGYKFQIAFNQLPNDEKEEIKNWTYDLLFKLYQNEVKYAEYLYDEIGWTERVKVFLRYNANKALQNLGFDPLFPDTANDVDPVVMNGISTGTSNHDFFSQVGNGYLLGMVESMENDDYEKWTV; via the coding sequence ATGACAACGAATTATACAGCTATCAATTGGAACAACATTGAAGATATGATCGACAAGCTGACTTGGGAAAAATTGGTCGAACAATTTTGGACGGATACACGTATCCCAGTATCAAATGATTTAGACGATTGGGCACGTCTTCCAAAAGTCGAAAAAGATATGGTAGGGAAAGTTTTTGGTGGCTTGACGTTATTAGATACTCTTCAGTCACAAGATGGTGTACAAGCTCTTAAACCTTATATTCGCACGCAACACGAAGAAGCTGTTTACAATAATATCCAGTTTATGGAATCGATGCATGCAAAAAGTTACAGTGCTATTTTTAGTACGTTAAATAGCAAAGTTGAAATTGATGAAATCTTTCAATGGACAAATACAAATGAACTATTGCAAATGAAAGCTTCAACAATCAATGAAATCTACCATAACGGAACAGAGTTACAGCGAAAAGTAGCCAGCGTAATGTTAGAATCGTTCCTATTTTATTCAGGTTTTTTTGCTCCGTTACATTATTTGGGGAATAATAAACTGCCAAACGTAGCAGAGATCATTAAATTGATTTTAAGAGATGAATCCGTTCATGGAACGTATATTGGGTATAAATTTCAAATTGCGTTCAATCAATTGCCAAATGATGAAAAAGAAGAAATAAAGAATTGGACGTATGATTTACTCTTTAAATTGTATCAAAATGAAGTGAAATATGCGGAATATTTGTATGATGAAATTGGCTGGACAGAACGTGTCAAAGTTTTTCTTAGATACAATGCAAATAAAGCCTTGCAAAATCTAGGCTTTGATCCCTTGTTCCCAGATACAGCTAATGATGTTGATCCTGTTGTTATGAACGGGATCTCTACTGGTACCTCTAACCATGATTTTTTCTCACAAGTAGGAAATGGTTATTTACTCGGTATGGTCGAGTCGATGGAAAATGATGATTACGAAAAATGGACCGTTTAA